In the genome of Streptomyces pactum, one region contains:
- a CDS encoding DJ-1/PfpI family protein, which produces MNRRTLLRTAATAGAAGLASGVPAATAATPASGTASSSGSGDRDPLRAHVVLFRGVEELDLAAPYEVLAASGHFTERDVEVRYVSLDGPGTVTATFGTRLRVDHRWAPEEADLLVVPGGGYARREDPGVWAEIRRGALPRALAAARRPGLTIAGLCTGVMLLSAAGLTRGRPCTTHHRAQADLVEQGGVLKQARVVDDGDLVTAGGVTSGLDLALWLVRRELGVDAALGLEGMLEYEARGTVWTA; this is translated from the coding sequence GTGAACCGACGTACCCTGCTGCGCACCGCGGCCACCGCCGGTGCCGCCGGCCTGGCGAGCGGCGTGCCCGCCGCCACGGCCGCCACCCCGGCGAGCGGTACCGCCTCGTCGTCCGGGTCGGGCGACCGTGACCCCTTACGCGCCCACGTGGTGCTGTTCCGGGGCGTCGAGGAACTCGACCTCGCCGCGCCCTACGAAGTGCTCGCCGCCTCCGGCCACTTCACCGAGCGCGACGTCGAGGTGCGTTACGTCTCCCTCGACGGTCCCGGTACCGTCACCGCCACCTTCGGCACCCGGCTCCGCGTGGACCACCGTTGGGCGCCCGAGGAGGCGGACCTCCTCGTCGTGCCCGGCGGCGGCTACGCCCGCCGCGAGGATCCGGGCGTCTGGGCCGAGATCCGCCGGGGCGCCCTGCCCCGGGCCCTGGCCGCCGCCCGGCGCCCGGGACTGACCATCGCCGGCCTGTGCACCGGCGTGATGCTGCTGTCCGCCGCCGGCCTCACCCGCGGCCGTCCCTGCACCACCCACCACCGGGCACAGGCCGACCTCGTCGAACAGGGCGGAGTCCTGAAGCAGGCCCGGGTCGTCGACGACGGCGACCTGGTCACCGCCGGCGGCGTCACCTCCGGACTGGACCTCGCCCTGTGGCTGGTCCGCCGTGAACTGGGCGTCGACGCCGCCCTGGGCCTGGAAGGCATGCTGGAGTACGAGGCCCGCGGCACCGTGTGGACCGCTTAG
- a CDS encoding EamA family transporter → MRKERVLSWAALVTVWVVWGSTYFGISVAIETIPPFLMAGFRFLVAGLLVLAVVGPRHARGARRPTWPHIRSAVIIGALMLVGGNGLVSAGEEHLDSGLAALVVATVPVWMVLINALVTRTRIAATVVAALLLGTVGIGVLVGGPGGEVHAGAVAMVVIASALWAAGSVYARSAPLPSHPMVVTAIEMIAAGVMLLLLGVALGEPARLRLSEVSAASLAGLAWLVFAGSIVAFTAYMYANSTLPNDTVATYAYVNPVIAVILGVALGDESLGANVYLGGAIIVGAVVLIVTGRSAKRRSDRAARPAPTDRPTAPEPLPGSTEHRADPAPRPGTAAPAPAPAPATCTSTATPEDTTTP, encoded by the coding sequence ATGAGGAAAGAACGCGTGCTGTCCTGGGCGGCCCTGGTCACCGTCTGGGTCGTCTGGGGCTCCACGTACTTCGGGATCAGCGTGGCGATCGAGACCATCCCGCCGTTCCTCATGGCCGGCTTCCGGTTCCTGGTCGCCGGACTGCTGGTGCTCGCCGTGGTGGGCCCGCGCCACGCCCGCGGCGCGCGGCGTCCGACCTGGCCGCACATCCGGTCCGCCGTCATCATCGGCGCCCTGATGCTGGTCGGCGGGAACGGCCTGGTCAGCGCCGGTGAGGAACACCTGGACTCCGGGCTGGCGGCGCTGGTCGTCGCCACCGTGCCGGTGTGGATGGTGCTGATCAACGCGCTCGTCACCCGCACCCGGATCGCGGCGACCGTGGTCGCGGCCCTGCTGCTGGGCACGGTCGGCATCGGGGTGCTGGTCGGCGGTCCCGGCGGGGAGGTGCACGCCGGAGCCGTGGCCATGGTGGTCATCGCCTCCGCGCTGTGGGCCGCCGGATCGGTGTACGCCCGCAGCGCGCCGCTGCCCTCCCACCCCATGGTGGTGACCGCCATCGAGATGATCGCCGCGGGCGTGATGCTGCTGCTCCTGGGCGTGGCGCTGGGCGAACCCGCCCGGCTGCGCCTGTCGGAGGTCTCCGCGGCCTCTCTGGCCGGGCTGGCGTGGCTGGTCTTCGCCGGTTCCATCGTGGCGTTCACCGCGTACATGTACGCCAACAGCACCCTGCCCAACGACACCGTGGCGACCTACGCCTACGTCAACCCGGTGATCGCGGTCATCCTGGGAGTGGCGCTGGGCGACGAATCCCTCGGGGCCAACGTCTACCTGGGCGGCGCGATCATCGTCGGCGCGGTGGTCCTCATCGTCACCGGCCGCTCCGCGAAACGCCGTTCGGACCGAGCGGCGCGGCCGGCCCCGACCGACCGTCCCACCGCCCCGGAGCCGCTGCCGGGCTCCACGGAGCACCGAGCCGACCCCGCACCACGGCCGGGCACCGCCGCCCCCGCCCCGGCCCCGGCCCCGGCCACCTGTACGTCCACCGCGACCCCCGAGGACACCACGACCCCCTGA
- a CDS encoding Lrp/AsnC family transcriptional regulator, which translates to MSRRLDDTDRALLRALSTDGRRTLRALAKDVELSEPAVRERIQRLERDQVITGYRAAVAPESVDAATAAFIALRFGPGEDVRSTVDEALRREPRVLEAHQVAGDDCYLIKVRVASTGELADLLDRIRAIPPIQSTGTTIVLRTIFERPLLAGDAERTHGDGPAPGANGG; encoded by the coding sequence ATGAGTCGCCGACTGGACGACACCGACCGGGCGCTGCTGCGGGCCCTGAGCACCGACGGGCGCCGGACCCTGCGGGCGCTGGCCAAGGACGTGGAGCTGTCCGAGCCCGCCGTCCGGGAGCGGATCCAGCGTCTGGAGCGGGACCAGGTCATCACCGGCTACCGGGCGGCGGTGGCACCGGAGAGCGTCGACGCCGCCACCGCGGCGTTCATCGCCCTGCGCTTCGGCCCGGGCGAGGACGTCCGCAGCACGGTGGACGAGGCCCTGCGGCGCGAGCCCCGCGTCCTGGAGGCGCACCAGGTGGCCGGCGACGACTGCTACCTGATCAAGGTGCGGGTGGCGTCCACCGGTGAACTGGCGGACCTGCTGGACCGCATCCGCGCCATCCCGCCGATCCAGAGCACCGGCACCACGATCGTGTTGCGCACCATCTTCGAGCGGCCCCTGCTGGCGGGCGACGCGGAACGGACGCACGGCGACGGGCCGGCCCCCGGAGCCAACGGCGGCTGA
- a CDS encoding S1 family peptidase, which produces MAAVGVVLSASAVLGTQTMAQAQGTASTGRYQPEMVQALAASLGVSEQDAVDRLDRQDAQQAELAGLRKSGISDDGAFFDASGDLIVNAEEASDVARIEKAGLTARVPARGQAALDKIKAELDAAASTRVPSGVVAWSVDLAADKVTVKVNDDRGAAAKAFLAKAAEHGSAVRIVRGQEKLAPQAAIYPGSKMTINNTSGWCSVGYGARDQAGNQYLVTAGHCVSDLPTLRYDGTAFAKGVKTRFALGTRSVDMGIASVYSGHSITTSVGTWGQSSPIAVKGSSRAASGAALCKSGATTGWTCGTVGSYNVTVTYKDQNGGPDTVVSGLATSSVCTEGGDSGGAYISGNQAQGMTSGGPIGQQCSGVNSRGSSYFQPLDDTLRYYGLTLNTN; this is translated from the coding sequence ATGGCCGCGGTAGGCGTTGTCCTCTCGGCCTCCGCGGTGCTGGGGACCCAGACCATGGCGCAGGCGCAGGGCACGGCGTCCACCGGGCGCTACCAGCCCGAGATGGTGCAGGCGCTCGCCGCTTCCCTCGGGGTGAGCGAGCAGGACGCGGTCGACCGGCTGGACCGGCAGGACGCCCAGCAGGCCGAGCTGGCCGGCCTGCGGAAGAGCGGCATATCCGACGACGGGGCGTTCTTCGACGCCTCCGGCGACCTGATCGTCAACGCCGAGGAGGCCTCGGACGTCGCCAGGATCGAGAAGGCCGGCCTCACCGCCCGGGTGCCCGCCCGCGGCCAGGCCGCGCTCGACAAGATCAAGGCCGAGCTGGACGCCGCCGCCTCCACCAGAGTCCCCTCCGGCGTAGTCGCCTGGTCCGTGGACCTGGCCGCCGACAAGGTGACCGTCAAGGTCAACGACGACCGGGGGGCCGCCGCCAAGGCGTTCCTGGCCAAGGCCGCCGAGCACGGCTCGGCCGTCAGGATCGTGCGGGGGCAGGAGAAGCTCGCGCCCCAGGCCGCGATCTACCCCGGCAGCAAGATGACGATCAACAACACCAGCGGGTGGTGTTCCGTCGGATACGGCGCGCGGGACCAGGCCGGCAACCAGTACCTGGTCACGGCCGGGCACTGCGTGTCGGACCTGCCCACCCTGCGGTACGACGGCACCGCCTTCGCCAAGGGTGTGAAGACCCGCTTCGCGCTCGGTACCCGCAGCGTGGACATGGGTATCGCCTCCGTCTACTCCGGCCACTCGATCACCACGTCCGTGGGCACCTGGGGCCAGAGCAGCCCCATAGCCGTCAAGGGCAGCAGCCGCGCCGCCTCCGGTGCCGCCCTGTGCAAGTCCGGCGCCACCACCGGCTGGACCTGCGGCACGGTCGGCTCCTACAACGTCACCGTCACCTACAAGGACCAGAACGGCGGTCCGGACACCGTCGTCTCGGGCCTGGCCACCTCCAGCGTCTGCACCGAGGGCGGGGACAGCGGCGGCGCCTACATCTCCGGCAACCAGGCCCAGGGCATGACCTCGGGCGGGCCGATCGGTCAGCAGTGCTCCGGTGTCAACTCGCGTGGCTCGTCGTACTTCCAGCCGCTCGACGACACTCTCCGTTACTACGGGCTGACCCTGAACACCAACTGA
- a CDS encoding helix-turn-helix domain-containing protein, whose protein sequence is MPNAPRTDGPDDATFATVFRQALRRRGLSLERVRDHLRSHGISVSPATLSYWQSGRSQPEKAQSLRAVDALEPLLGLPAGTLRSLLGPRRPRGWAPPHDPVAVRGVYGENSDVERVLGAAFPHFNAGLRRLVVHETVNVNEERFIDETRVTTVVRAVRSGAEHLTVIHSLDFPKAETIDLTVPYGPAPPVRFLPEVDCVAADIPLGRRLAVNETAVVEYTVRYSATGISYQHERRVPTPQKAYLLHVRFHPRALPSNCWHYYRRQLGGEPQRRHRVGLDAFHTTHLLPAKCVPGVYGIEWTWPDRPAPGGPCSGVRSP, encoded by the coding sequence ATGCCGAACGCCCCCCGCACCGACGGTCCCGACGACGCGACGTTCGCGACCGTGTTCCGCCAGGCCCTGCGCCGGCGCGGGTTGTCCCTGGAACGGGTCCGCGACCACCTCCGGTCACACGGGATCAGCGTCAGTCCGGCCACGCTCAGTTACTGGCAGAGCGGACGCAGCCAGCCGGAGAAGGCCCAGTCGCTGCGCGCCGTCGACGCGCTGGAACCGCTGCTCGGCCTGCCGGCGGGCACGCTGCGCTCGCTGCTGGGTCCCCGCCGGCCACGCGGCTGGGCACCGCCGCACGACCCGGTCGCCGTCCGGGGTGTCTACGGCGAGAACTCCGACGTCGAGCGGGTCCTCGGTGCGGCCTTCCCCCACTTCAACGCCGGCCTGCGGCGACTGGTCGTCCACGAGACGGTGAACGTGAACGAGGAGCGCTTCATCGACGAGACGCGCGTCACCACGGTGGTCCGGGCGGTGCGCAGCGGCGCCGAGCACCTGACGGTCATCCACTCCCTGGACTTCCCGAAGGCGGAGACGATCGACCTCACCGTCCCGTACGGGCCGGCGCCGCCCGTCCGGTTCCTGCCGGAGGTGGACTGCGTGGCGGCCGACATCCCCCTCGGGCGCCGCCTGGCGGTGAACGAGACCGCGGTCGTCGAGTACACGGTGCGGTACTCCGCCACGGGCATCTCGTACCAGCACGAGCGCCGCGTCCCCACGCCGCAGAAGGCCTACCTGCTCCACGTGCGGTTCCACCCCCGGGCCCTGCCGTCGAACTGCTGGCACTACTACCGCCGGCAGCTCGGCGGCGAGCCGCAGCGCCGCCACCGCGTCGGCCTCGACGCCTTCCACACCACGCACCTGCTGCCCGCGAAGTGCGTTCCCGGCGTGTACGGGATCGAGTGGACGTGGCCGGACCGTCCGGCACCCGGCGGGCCGTGCTCCGGCGTGCGGTCACCCTGA
- a CDS encoding Kelch repeat-containing protein: MLQAGGKVLVAGGADATGAALGQAAVYNPADDTWTPTSTQPSPRRLHTVTRLADGRVLITGGLTAPTSPALASAELYDPTTGSWTPAGTMKQARWGHSAVLLPSGKVLVAGGTAARSTGTTRALRSAELFDPAATTDAQRWTPAADMTDARTGHPAVVLQGGKVLVAGGTAPVGTAQDPALAFCELYDADRDAWTPTGNLVHPRALHQATPLSATAVLVTGGRAPGASEDGTFDPLSRRTAERYDLTTGVWTPVRDMDAGRARHRAVPFGAGKVLVIGGTGGGDEAGYRSVALYDAGTDTWTVRPGLGTGRWALAAAVLPDNRVLVTGGVTRSGLAAADPAVTELTASSEIFTGSGA, translated from the coding sequence GTGCTCCAGGCCGGCGGCAAGGTCCTGGTCGCCGGCGGCGCGGACGCCACGGGCGCCGCACTCGGGCAGGCCGCGGTCTACAACCCGGCCGACGACACCTGGACGCCCACCTCCACCCAGCCCTCGCCCCGGCGGCTGCACACGGTGACCCGGCTGGCCGACGGCAGGGTCCTGATCACCGGAGGCCTCACCGCACCCACCTCACCCGCACTGGCCTCGGCCGAGCTGTACGACCCGACGACCGGCAGCTGGACCCCGGCGGGCACCATGAAACAGGCCCGCTGGGGGCACAGCGCGGTGCTGCTGCCCAGCGGCAAGGTGCTGGTGGCCGGCGGCACCGCCGCCCGGTCGACCGGCACCACCCGGGCGCTGCGCTCGGCCGAACTGTTCGACCCCGCCGCCACCACCGACGCCCAGCGGTGGACCCCGGCCGCCGACATGACCGATGCGCGCACCGGCCACCCCGCCGTCGTCCTCCAGGGCGGCAAGGTGCTGGTGGCCGGCGGCACCGCACCCGTGGGCACCGCCCAGGACCCGGCGCTCGCCTTCTGCGAGCTGTACGACGCGGACCGGGACGCCTGGACACCGACCGGCAACCTGGTGCACCCCCGCGCGCTGCACCAGGCCACCCCCCTCTCCGCCACCGCCGTCCTGGTGACCGGCGGACGGGCACCGGGCGCCTCCGAGGACGGCACGTTCGACCCGCTGAGCCGCCGGACGGCGGAGCGCTACGACCTGACCACCGGCGTGTGGACACCGGTGAGGGACATGGACGCCGGCCGCGCCCGCCACCGCGCGGTCCCCTTCGGCGCGGGGAAGGTCCTGGTGATCGGCGGCACCGGCGGCGGCGACGAGGCCGGCTACCGCAGCGTGGCCCTGTACGACGCGGGCACCGACACCTGGACCGTCCGGCCCGGGCTCGGCACCGGACGGTGGGCCCTGGCCGCCGCGGTCCTCCCGGACAACCGGGTCCTCGTCACCGGGGGCGTGACCCGCTCCGGCCTCGCCGCCGCGGACCCGGCGGTCACCGAACTGACCGCCTCGTCGGAGATCTTCACCGGGAGCGGTGCGTGA
- a CDS encoding DUF6603 domain-containing protein: protein MSEPGTFERVLAGIGQALLPLRQALASPAEFSSLLLRLGWVTDTVPQPFVDLRAGVETLYDALRGLLGDGGLSVGGSVGDGGASAEVSFHPDDVKRALAAVQGVVRAIRAIADAPASAIPASLRADGFQQIFPRQLLDHLLIDYLRRYHPGIGFALRSLGVARASYAPAAGGRPPYLGLTLDIGALPRLLTDPAQVLKDAFGWGGPGFDPAVLLSQLDNLLRALSLNVDIGEVPEATVAAVQGSLPGPLSPPSEALSAVVFERFGAGTRMSAGARLMELPATDGAPPGLALLPSFAGTQGFRFELGPDLAVTVSSDLDLSRGVALLVRPGRGVEIVAGFEAPGTPARTKGTLDVRVDRFGPAGAPVVVLGSPGGTRLQCRRIGGAGGVRMVGEHPDLFAEIELDGLEFVLSPAGADGFLASVLPREGFTLGADLALGVSHQQGFYFRGTSHLEIRLPVHLELGPLEIQGLTLSAAPAGDRLPVVAAASFRARLGPLTAVVEQIGLRADLAFRPQHDGNLGPLDITFAFQPPRGVGLSLDVGPVKGGGFLLFDPDHGEYAGALELEFAGFLELKAIGLISTRMPDGTGGFSLLIVITTEFAGPGLQLGYGFTLLAVGGIIGLNRRMDLRALAEGVRTGAVESVMFPEDVVANAPRILSDLRRFFPPEEGRFLVGPMARIGWGTPTLVSVALGVVIEVPPGNIAVLGVLKCVLPGADLPLLALQVNFVGALEPERSRLWFFAELFDSRILMMTLDGGMGLLVAWGDEPDFVLTVGGFHPSFRPPPLPFPVPKRLSVDILNMPGRLIRVSGYFAVTSNTVQFGAAAELRLGFAGFGVEGHLAFDALFRFSPFAFLVSVSAGVTLKAFGVGVFGIDLRLQLEGPAPWRAHGRGSVSLLFLEISADFDITWGEEHHTTLPPIAVLPLLTGEFGKHEGWRTQLPSGGFDPLVTLRQPAATGELVLHPLGTLSIRQRAVPLGVRLDRIGAQRPGDGRRFTVAPAPGSGLVQISVTDDRFAMAQFQDMDDAAKLSRPAYELQDAGLELTSAGGVLLAPRAVRRSARYELHIIDGGVPQGAAAARRVVPMAGRTATATETVPRRRYHSVSPAVFRQMLQGSSTSRSPLSQREARLRRPFAPEETVRLTAKRYVVANVRNNVQAYPPGGGRSAPAGFRSLTTAQDALADWIGRDAALAGALHVIPEDEAVGRPGEPGAWASAGVLPSPVRGTDAVRLLNGKVLMAGGTDGAGTALAATAVFDPVAAVWDTAPPLATARRRHTTSRLADGRVVVAGGLPSGTGGGLAGAEIYDPATAVWTATANGLTTARHGHSATALGDGTLLVAGGVGPDGRALATAEILDPLTRTWSADTPPMTDARTGHQAVLLGDGRVLVAGGALPTGGPDSAVAYCELYDPAHGWTPTGSLHTPRTGHRATLLADGRVLVTGGDAVAGPGPYHPGSLPDAEIYDPDTGAWTRLAPMPGGRSRHRCVALRSGRVLVVGGTGGPAHGTGYRSVTVLDPARGTWTTTGGLAVGRADCAAVELADGRVLVAGGTALAGAAAPGPEPFHLAATAELYLP, encoded by the coding sequence ATGAGTGAGCCGGGCACGTTCGAGCGCGTGCTGGCCGGGATCGGGCAGGCGCTGCTGCCGCTGCGTCAGGCGCTGGCGTCGCCCGCCGAGTTCTCCTCGCTCCTGCTGCGGCTGGGCTGGGTCACCGACACCGTCCCGCAGCCGTTCGTGGACCTCCGCGCCGGCGTCGAGACCCTGTACGACGCCCTGCGCGGACTGCTCGGAGACGGCGGCCTGAGCGTCGGCGGCTCGGTCGGCGACGGCGGGGCGTCCGCCGAGGTCTCCTTCCACCCGGACGACGTCAAACGCGCACTCGCCGCCGTGCAGGGCGTGGTCAGGGCCATCCGGGCGATCGCCGACGCACCCGCCTCCGCCATCCCGGCCTCGCTGCGCGCGGACGGCTTCCAGCAGATCTTCCCCCGCCAGCTGCTCGACCACCTGCTCATCGACTACCTGCGGCGCTACCACCCGGGGATCGGCTTCGCCCTGCGCAGCCTGGGCGTGGCCAGGGCCTCCTACGCCCCGGCGGCCGGCGGCCGCCCGCCGTACCTGGGCCTCACCCTCGACATCGGCGCACTGCCCCGGCTGCTGACCGACCCGGCGCAGGTCCTGAAGGACGCGTTCGGCTGGGGCGGCCCCGGCTTCGACCCGGCCGTGCTGCTGTCCCAGCTGGACAACCTGCTGCGCGCCCTGAGCCTGAACGTGGACATCGGCGAGGTCCCCGAGGCCACCGTCGCGGCCGTCCAGGGCTCCCTGCCCGGCCCGCTGTCACCGCCGTCCGAGGCGCTGAGCGCGGTCGTCTTCGAACGCTTCGGAGCCGGTACCCGGATGTCCGCGGGAGCCCGGCTGATGGAGCTGCCCGCCACCGACGGCGCCCCGCCCGGCCTGGCGCTGCTGCCGTCCTTCGCCGGGACCCAGGGGTTCCGCTTCGAACTCGGCCCGGACCTGGCCGTCACCGTCTCCAGCGACCTGGACCTGTCCCGCGGCGTCGCGCTGCTGGTCCGACCCGGCCGGGGCGTGGAGATCGTCGCGGGGTTCGAAGCGCCCGGCACCCCCGCCCGCACCAAGGGCACCCTCGACGTCCGGGTCGACCGGTTCGGCCCGGCCGGCGCACCGGTCGTCGTCCTCGGCTCGCCCGGCGGCACCCGCCTGCAGTGCCGCCGCATCGGCGGCGCGGGCGGTGTGCGGATGGTGGGGGAGCACCCCGACCTGTTCGCGGAGATCGAGCTGGACGGCCTGGAATTCGTCCTCTCACCCGCGGGCGCCGACGGCTTCCTCGCCTCCGTGCTGCCCCGCGAGGGATTCACCCTCGGCGCCGACCTCGCCCTGGGCGTCTCGCACCAGCAGGGCTTCTACTTCCGCGGCACCTCCCACCTGGAGATCCGGCTCCCGGTACACCTGGAGCTCGGCCCGCTGGAGATCCAGGGACTGACCCTCTCCGCGGCACCGGCCGGGGACCGGCTGCCGGTCGTCGCCGCCGCCTCCTTCCGCGCACGGCTCGGCCCGCTCACCGCGGTGGTCGAACAGATCGGCCTGCGGGCCGACCTGGCCTTCCGGCCGCAGCACGACGGCAACCTCGGCCCGCTGGACATCACCTTCGCCTTCCAGCCGCCCAGGGGCGTGGGCCTGTCGCTGGACGTCGGGCCCGTCAAAGGCGGCGGATTCCTCCTCTTCGACCCCGACCACGGCGAGTACGCCGGGGCGCTGGAGCTGGAGTTCGCCGGCTTCCTGGAGCTCAAGGCGATCGGCCTGATCAGCACCCGCATGCCGGACGGCACCGGCGGATTCTCCCTGCTGATCGTGATCACCACCGAGTTCGCCGGACCGGGCCTCCAGCTCGGGTACGGCTTCACCCTGCTCGCCGTGGGCGGAATCATCGGCCTGAACCGCCGGATGGACCTGCGGGCGCTGGCGGAGGGCGTGCGCACCGGCGCCGTCGAGTCGGTGATGTTCCCCGAGGACGTCGTCGCCAACGCCCCCCGGATCCTGTCCGACCTGCGCCGCTTCTTCCCGCCCGAGGAGGGCAGGTTCCTCGTCGGACCGATGGCCAGGATCGGCTGGGGGACCCCGACGCTGGTCAGCGTCGCACTCGGGGTGGTCATCGAGGTCCCGCCCGGCAACATCGCCGTCCTCGGCGTGCTCAAGTGCGTCCTGCCCGGTGCGGACCTGCCGCTGCTGGCGCTCCAGGTCAACTTCGTGGGTGCCCTGGAGCCCGAGCGGTCCAGGCTGTGGTTCTTCGCCGAACTCTTCGACTCGCGCATCCTGATGATGACCCTGGACGGCGGCATGGGCCTGCTCGTGGCCTGGGGCGACGAGCCGGACTTCGTCCTCACGGTGGGCGGGTTCCACCCCTCCTTCCGGCCGCCGCCGCTGCCCTTCCCGGTGCCCAAACGCCTCTCGGTGGACATCCTCAACATGCCGGGCCGGCTCATCCGGGTGTCCGGGTACTTCGCCGTCACCAGCAACACCGTCCAGTTCGGTGCCGCGGCCGAACTCAGACTGGGCTTCGCCGGTTTCGGCGTCGAGGGCCACCTGGCGTTCGACGCGCTGTTCCGCTTCTCGCCCTTCGCGTTCCTCGTCTCGGTCTCCGCCGGGGTCACCCTGAAGGCGTTCGGTGTCGGGGTCTTCGGCATCGACCTGCGGCTCCAGCTGGAGGGCCCGGCCCCGTGGCGGGCACACGGCCGCGGTTCGGTCTCCCTGTTGTTCCTGGAGATCTCCGCCGACTTCGACATCACCTGGGGCGAGGAACACCACACCACCCTGCCGCCGATCGCCGTCCTCCCCCTGCTCACCGGCGAGTTCGGCAAGCACGAGGGCTGGCGGACCCAGCTCCCCTCGGGGGGCTTCGACCCCCTGGTGACCCTCCGGCAGCCGGCCGCCACCGGCGAGCTGGTCCTGCACCCGCTCGGCACGCTGTCGATCCGGCAGCGGGCGGTACCGCTCGGGGTCCGCCTGGACCGGATCGGCGCCCAGCGACCGGGCGACGGCAGACGGTTCACCGTGGCACCGGCACCGGGCAGCGGGCTGGTCCAGATCTCCGTCACCGACGACCGCTTCGCCATGGCGCAGTTCCAGGACATGGACGACGCGGCCAAACTCTCCCGCCCGGCCTACGAGCTCCAGGACGCCGGCCTGGAGCTGACCTCCGCGGGCGGGGTGCTCCTGGCGCCGCGCGCGGTCCGCCGCAGCGCCCGGTACGAGCTGCACATCATCGACGGCGGCGTTCCGCAGGGCGCCGCGGCGGCGCGCCGCGTCGTCCCCATGGCGGGGCGCACCGCCACCGCCACCGAGACGGTCCCGCGCAGGAGGTACCACAGCGTCAGCCCCGCGGTGTTCCGGCAGATGCTCCAGGGCAGCAGCACCAGCCGGTCACCGCTGTCGCAGCGGGAGGCCCGGCTGCGCCGGCCGTTCGCCCCGGAGGAGACGGTACGGCTGACCGCCAAGCGCTATGTCGTGGCCAACGTCCGCAACAACGTCCAGGCCTACCCGCCGGGCGGCGGCCGCTCCGCCCCGGCCGGCTTCCGCAGCCTGACCACCGCCCAGGACGCCCTCGCCGATTGGATCGGCCGGGACGCCGCCCTGGCCGGGGCCCTGCACGTGATCCCGGAGGACGAAGCCGTCGGCCGGCCGGGTGAGCCCGGGGCCTGGGCGTCCGCGGGCGTCCTGCCGTCCCCCGTGCGGGGCACCGACGCGGTCCGCCTGCTCAACGGCAAGGTGCTGATGGCCGGCGGCACCGACGGGGCCGGCACCGCGCTCGCGGCCACCGCGGTGTTCGACCCGGTCGCCGCCGTCTGGGACACGGCCCCGCCGCTGGCCACCGCCCGGCGCCGGCACACCACGTCCAGGCTCGCCGACGGCCGGGTCGTCGTGGCGGGCGGCCTCCCGTCCGGCACCGGCGGCGGCCTGGCCGGCGCGGAGATCTACGACCCGGCCACGGCCGTCTGGACGGCCACCGCGAACGGGCTGACCACCGCGCGCCACGGACACTCGGCCACCGCGCTGGGCGACGGCACGCTGCTGGTCGCCGGAGGTGTCGGCCCGGACGGCCGGGCGCTGGCCACCGCGGAGATCCTCGACCCGCTGACCCGCACCTGGTCCGCCGACACCCCGCCCATGACCGACGCGCGCACCGGCCACCAGGCCGTGCTGCTGGGCGACGGCAGGGTCCTGGTGGCCGGCGGCGCGCTGCCGACCGGCGGACCCGACAGCGCCGTGGCGTACTGCGAGCTCTACGATCCCGCGCACGGCTGGACCCCGACCGGCAGCCTGCACACACCGCGCACCGGCCACCGGGCGACGCTGCTGGCCGACGGCAGGGTCCTGGTCACCGGCGGGGACGCCGTCGCCGGGCCGGGCCCCTACCACCCGGGCAGCCTGCCCGACGCCGAGATCTACGACCCGGACACCGGCGCCTGGACCCGCCTTGCCCCCATGCCCGGGGGCCGCAGCCGGCACCGGTGCGTCGCCCTGCGCTCCGGCCGCGTCCTGGTCGTCGGCGGGACTGGCGGGCCCGCCCACGGCACGGGCTACCGCAGCGTCACCGTCCTCGACCCGGCGCGGGGCACCTGGACCACCACCGGGGGCCTGGCCGTCGGGCGGGCCGACTGCGCGGCGGTGGAACTGGCCGACGGCCGGGTGCTGGTGGCGGGCGGCACGGCCCTGGCCGGAGCCGCGGCCCCGGGCCCCGAACCCTTCCACCTGGCCGCGACCGCCGAGCTGTACCTCCCCTGA